From the genome of Candidatus Reconcilbacillus cellulovorans, one region includes:
- a CDS encoding alpha-galactosidase — protein MAILFDEKSKRFHLTARDSSYVMEIVEGGFLAHLYWGKRIRRATFCRPPERVDRPFSPNPPGFGRDFSLDTLPQEYPAYGHTDFRAPAYQVRLADGSTVTDLRYCGHRISPGKPKLPGLPATYVECDDEAETLEIELSDPVCGLKAVLYYTAFSRLNAFARSVRFVNEGQKPLVLLRAMSASVDFREAGFDWLHLSGTWANERQIVRRPLAPGGQSVESRRGASSHQHNPFIALLRKHADEDVGEVYGFSLVYSGNFWAGVEVDPYDCARVSIGLNPFDFAWRLEPGESFQTPEAVLVYSDEGLGGMSRTYHRLYRSRLCRGFWRDRERPILINNWEATYFDFDEDKLVRLAEKAVGLGIELFVLDDGWFGHRDDDSRSLGDWYPNLRKLPNGLSGLASRVAAHGLRFGIWVEPEMVSEDSDLYRRHPDWCIHVPGRGRSTGRSQLVLDLSRADVRAYIVRAMSDLLSSAPIDYVKWDMNRHMTEIGSAVLDPERQRETAHRYMLGLYAVLEELTKRFPHVLFESCSGGGGRFDPGMLYYMPQTWTSDNTDAACRVKIQYGTSLVYPAIAMGAHVSAVPNHQVGRTTPLRTRGDVACSGNLGYELDLTALSDEACAEIRRQTSFYRDIRRLVQFGDLYRLISPFSGDGNEAAWMYVSEDRSESVVFYFRFLARPNPPRPAVRLKGLDPLADYLVREIPDGRAEPVFGGDELMHAGLPVPERALFGDFQSAVWLLLRQN, from the coding sequence ATGGCCATTTTGTTTGACGAAAAAAGTAAGCGTTTTCACCTAACGGCCCGCGATTCCAGTTATGTGATGGAGATCGTCGAAGGCGGATTTCTGGCGCATTTGTACTGGGGCAAGCGCATTCGCCGCGCCACGTTTTGCCGACCGCCCGAACGGGTCGACCGACCGTTTTCGCCGAATCCGCCGGGGTTCGGCCGTGACTTTTCGCTTGATACGCTGCCTCAGGAATATCCGGCTTACGGCCATACGGATTTCCGCGCGCCTGCCTACCAGGTGCGGCTGGCGGACGGATCGACCGTTACCGACCTTCGCTATTGCGGCCATCGGATTTCGCCCGGTAAGCCGAAATTGCCGGGATTGCCGGCGACTTACGTGGAGTGCGACGATGAGGCGGAAACGCTCGAAATCGAACTGTCAGATCCGGTATGCGGCCTGAAGGCCGTTTTGTATTATACGGCGTTTTCGCGGCTGAACGCGTTCGCGCGCTCCGTCCGTTTCGTCAACGAGGGCCAAAAACCGCTCGTGCTGCTTCGAGCGATGAGCGCCAGTGTCGATTTCCGCGAGGCCGGTTTCGACTGGCTGCATCTATCGGGTACATGGGCAAACGAGCGGCAAATCGTCAGGCGCCCGCTTGCGCCGGGCGGACAGTCCGTCGAAAGCCGCCGAGGCGCCAGCTCCCACCAGCATAACCCGTTCATCGCCCTGCTGCGTAAACACGCCGACGAAGACGTCGGCGAAGTGTACGGTTTCAGTCTCGTATACAGCGGCAATTTTTGGGCAGGTGTGGAAGTCGATCCGTACGACTGCGCTCGGGTGTCGATCGGCCTGAACCCTTTCGATTTTGCTTGGCGGCTTGAGCCGGGCGAATCATTCCAGACACCGGAAGCCGTGCTGGTGTATTCGGACGAGGGACTGGGCGGCATGTCGCGCACATATCACCGGCTGTACCGCAGCCGGCTGTGCCGCGGGTTCTGGCGCGACCGGGAGCGGCCGATCCTCATCAATAATTGGGAAGCGACGTATTTCGACTTCGACGAGGACAAACTCGTCCGGTTGGCGGAGAAGGCGGTCGGGCTCGGCATCGAACTGTTCGTTCTGGACGACGGTTGGTTCGGGCATCGCGACGACGATTCGCGGTCGCTCGGCGACTGGTATCCGAACCTGCGAAAATTGCCGAACGGTCTGTCCGGTCTCGCAAGTCGGGTTGCCGCGCACGGCCTGCGTTTCGGCATTTGGGTCGAGCCGGAAATGGTGTCCGAAGACAGCGACCTGTACCGTCGCCACCCGGATTGGTGCATTCATGTACCCGGCCGCGGCCGTTCGACGGGCCGCAGCCAGCTTGTGCTCGATCTGTCGCGCGCGGATGTGCGGGCCTACATCGTCCGCGCCATGTCGGACCTTTTGTCGTCGGCACCGATCGATTACGTGAAATGGGATATGAACCGCCATATGACGGAAATCGGTTCGGCCGTACTCGATCCGGAGCGGCAGCGGGAAACGGCGCACCGGTACATGCTCGGCCTGTACGCGGTGTTGGAAGAATTGACGAAGCGGTTTCCGCATGTGTTGTTCGAAAGTTGCTCAGGCGGCGGCGGAAGATTCGACCCCGGCATGCTCTACTATATGCCGCAGACGTGGACGAGCGACAACACGGACGCCGCCTGCCGCGTCAAAATTCAGTACGGCACGAGTCTCGTCTATCCGGCGATCGCGATGGGCGCACACGTGTCGGCCGTGCCGAATCACCAGGTCGGCCGGACGACGCCGCTTCGGACGCGGGGGGACGTCGCGTGTTCCGGCAATCTCGGCTACGAGCTCGACCTGACCGCGCTTTCGGACGAAGCTTGCGCGGAGATTCGTCGGCAGACGTCGTTTTACCGCGATATCCGGCGCCTCGTCCAGTTCGGCGACTTGTACCGCTTGATCAGCCCGTTTTCGGGCGACGGCAACGAGGCGGCGTGGATGTACGTGTCGGAGGATCGGTCGGAGTCCGTCGTCTTTTACTTCCGCTTTCTCGCTCGTCCCAACCCGCCGCGTCCTGCAGTTCGGCTGAAAGGTCTCGATCCGCTTGCCGATTACCTTGTTCGAGAAATCCCAGATGGACGAGCGGAGCCGGTGTTCGGCGGCGACGAGCTGATGCACGCGGGGCTGCCCGTTCCGGAAAGGGCGCTGTTCGGCGATTTTCAGAGCGCAGTCTGGTTGCTTTTGCGGCAAAATTGA
- a CDS encoding sporulation protein YabP: MIEQAKPKRQEIRLVNRKTLEITGVLNVERFDANEFRIETEAGFLIVRGQNLHLKHLSLEQGVVAIDGYVGSLAYPESKGGAKGRNGWGKWFR, encoded by the coding sequence ATGATCGAACAAGCGAAGCCGAAGCGGCAGGAAATCCGGCTGGTCAACCGTAAGACGCTCGAAATAACCGGCGTCTTGAACGTCGAGCGGTTTGATGCGAACGAATTCCGTATCGAGACGGAAGCCGGATTTCTGATCGTGCGCGGGCAAAATTTGCATTTGAAACATTTGAGTCTGGAACAGGGCGTCGTCGCGATCGACGGCTATGTCGGCTCGCTGGCGTATCCCGAGTCGAAAGGCGGAGCGAAAGGCCGGAACGGATGGGGGAAGTGGTTCCGGTGA
- a CDS encoding integration host factor subunit alpha, whose product MNKADLISNIAKKSGMSKKDVETVLNNFIGEVESALASGQKVQLIGFGTFETRLRASRKARNPQTGKPITIPETKVPAFKAGNRLKAAVK is encoded by the coding sequence ATGAACAAGGCGGATCTCATCAGCAACATTGCGAAAAAGAGCGGGATGTCCAAAAAAGACGTCGAGACGGTGCTGAACAACTTCATCGGCGAGGTCGAATCCGCGCTCGCCAGCGGCCAGAAAGTTCAGCTTATCGGTTTCGGCACGTTTGAGACGCGGCTACGGGCGTCCCGTAAGGCGCGCAACCCGCAGACGGGCAAGCCGATCACGATTCCGGAAACGAAAGTTCCGGCGTTCAAGGCGGGCAACCGGCTGAAAGCGGCCGTCAAGTGA
- a CDS encoding nucleoside triphosphate pyrophosphohydrolase — MIREGGWVVPEREAKHDVSKPKIAVVGLGPGDPGMITAAAWKRLEQAAAVYVRTKRHPAVRGLAERGIAFVSFDPVYETAETFEAVYQTIAEALTERANSLGAEIVYAVPGHPSVAERSVMLLKERCAVKGVELEIVGGISFLDEAFARLGFDPVEGFLLLDAFDLRASRLCPELHTMIAQVCDRMTASHVKLALMERYPDDYRIVVARSLGVEGEEQIERMPLYELDRLTDYGDRTLVWVPKADNAVIGNRSFERLREIVAILRGPDGCPWDRKQTHASLRRYLVEETYETIEAIDADDPDALREELGDLLLQVMLHAQIESETGAFDVYDVIAALNDKLIRRHPHVFGDVKAADADEALRRWESAKAAEKDVGDRLRPTSVLDGVPRELPTLYRALRFQEKAASVGFDWPDVSGALDKLREELGELEEACRLSDAARVRDELGDVLFAAVNVARFFGADPDEALARAVRKFVHRFSRIEEAVKKSGRRWDEVSLEEMDAYWRDAKKLERPT; from the coding sequence ATGATAAGGGAAGGGGGTTGGGTTGTACCAGAACGGGAGGCGAAACACGACGTGTCGAAGCCGAAAATCGCAGTGGTCGGACTTGGTCCCGGCGATCCCGGTATGATCACCGCAGCCGCCTGGAAACGACTGGAGCAGGCGGCGGCCGTATACGTTCGGACGAAGCGGCATCCGGCGGTGCGCGGACTGGCGGAGCGGGGCATCGCGTTCGTTTCGTTCGATCCGGTTTACGAGACGGCCGAAACGTTTGAAGCCGTCTACCAGACGATCGCGGAGGCGTTGACGGAACGCGCGAATTCGCTCGGTGCCGAGATCGTCTACGCCGTACCGGGTCATCCGTCGGTCGCCGAGCGGTCGGTCATGCTGCTGAAGGAGCGGTGCGCCGTCAAGGGTGTAGAGCTGGAGATCGTCGGCGGCATCAGTTTTCTCGACGAGGCGTTCGCGCGGCTCGGTTTCGATCCGGTCGAAGGGTTTTTGCTGCTCGACGCGTTCGATTTGCGCGCATCGCGGCTCTGTCCGGAGCTGCATACCATGATCGCACAAGTGTGCGACCGTATGACGGCCTCGCACGTCAAGTTGGCGTTGATGGAGCGTTATCCCGACGATTACCGGATCGTCGTCGCCCGGTCGCTGGGCGTCGAAGGAGAGGAACAGATCGAGCGCATGCCGCTTTACGAACTGGATCGGTTGACCGACTACGGCGACAGGACGCTCGTCTGGGTGCCGAAAGCCGACAACGCCGTGATCGGCAATCGGTCGTTCGAGCGGTTGAGGGAGATCGTCGCGATTTTGCGCGGCCCGGACGGCTGCCCGTGGGATCGTAAGCAGACGCACGCGTCGCTGCGCAGGTACCTGGTGGAAGAGACGTACGAGACGATCGAAGCGATCGACGCCGACGATCCCGACGCGTTGCGCGAGGAACTCGGCGATCTTTTGCTGCAGGTCATGCTGCACGCGCAGATCGAATCCGAGACCGGCGCGTTCGACGTCTACGACGTCATCGCGGCGCTGAACGACAAGCTGATCCGCCGCCACCCGCACGTGTTCGGCGACGTGAAGGCAGCCGACGCCGACGAGGCGCTCCGCCGATGGGAAAGCGCCAAGGCTGCGGAGAAAGACGTCGGAGACCGGCTCCGGCCGACGTCCGTTCTCGACGGCGTCCCCCGAGAATTGCCGACGCTGTACAGGGCCCTTCGATTTCAGGAAAAAGCGGCTTCCGTCGGCTTCGACTGGCCGGACGTTTCCGGCGCGCTGGACAAACTTCGCGAGGAGCTCGGCGAACTGGAAGAAGCATGCCGCCTGTCCGACGCGGCGCGCGTACGGGACGAGCTCGGCGACGTGCTGTTCGCCGCCGTCAACGTCGCCCGCTTTTTCGGCGCCGATCCCGACGAGGCGTTGGCGCGCGCAGTGCGGAAGTTCGTCCATCGGTTCTCCCGCATAGAGGAAGCGGTGAAAAAATCCGGGCGTCGCTGGGACGAGGTCTCCCTGGAAGAGATGGACGCTTACTGGCGCGACGCGAAAAAACTTGAGCGGCCGACGTGA
- a CDS encoding stage V sporulation protein T gives MKATGIVRRIDDLGRVVIPKEIRRTLRIREGDPLEIFVDRDGEVILKKYSPIGELGDFAREYAESLYENTGHMALIADRDAVIAVAGAPKKDFLDKPVGSLVEACMESRRSALETNPGTYDIVRDRPEAYSSYAIAPIVAAGDPIGAVILASRDEGTRMGQLELKMVETAAAFLGKQMEQ, from the coding sequence ATGAAAGCTACGGGTATCGTCAGGCGTATCGACGATTTGGGGCGCGTCGTCATTCCGAAAGAAATCCGCCGCACCCTCCGCATCCGCGAAGGGGATCCGCTTGAAATTTTCGTCGACCGCGACGGCGAAGTCATCCTCAAAAAATATTCGCCGATCGGCGAATTAGGCGATTTTGCACGGGAATACGCGGAGTCGCTGTACGAAAATACGGGTCACATGGCATTGATCGCCGACCGCGACGCCGTCATCGCGGTCGCCGGTGCGCCGAAAAAAGATTTTTTGGACAAGCCGGTCGGATCGCTGGTCGAGGCGTGCATGGAAAGCCGCCGGTCGGCCCTGGAGACGAATCCGGGAACGTACGACATCGTCAGGGATCGGCCGGAAGCTTATTCTTCCTACGCCATCGCCCCGATCGTCGCAGCCGGTGACCCGATCGGCGCCGTCATTCTCGCCAGCCGAGACGAGGGCACGCGAATGGGGCAGCTTGAACTGAAAATGGTCGAGACGGCCGCTGCCTTTCTCGGCAAACAGATGGAACAATGA
- a CDS encoding transcription-repair coupling factor, which produces MQELLRMVGEDRDVQAILAGLRSGMREQLLSGLAGSAKQVVMAALARELERPLVVLAHNLFACQKIAEDLSALLAPDEVLLYPANELIAAEGAVASPEMLAQRVDVLTRLAGGFRGVVVVPAAGMRRFLPDPKAFREATMSVRRGDALPMESFVRRLTELGYERVEQVERKGEFAVRGGIVDVFPLTADLPCRLEWFDDEIDSVRVFDPAGQRSLEATDSVRITPCTEIVVTDPRRWRSAAEHAQALLDEQLAKMSDRTARQRLAAGIGADVDRLRAGEPFAELYRYVPLLYPERKTMADFFPEDAVLVVDDPMRIAETLRQLDRDEAEWQTARLSEGKALPSVALSKPADAVLYRPRFQTVYFSLFLRQIPHVHPQNVVNVACRAMQHFHGQMNVLKSEMERWRKNGMRVFVVADGEERLQRVRRVLADYGIDEPTWVSGNLQAGFELPSVRLAVVTESELFARRQRKQPRRATAKIDNAERIRSYTELKPGDYVVHVHHGIGKFIGIGTLLIGGVHRDYLHILYANGDKLSVPVDQVGMIQKYVSGDDKEPKLSRLGGGDWARVKNKVRSSVRQIADDLVRLYAERQAVRGFAFSKDTEFHREFDSLFPYEETPDQLRAIEEVKRDMEQPRPMDRLLCGDVGYGKTEVAIRAAFKAVYDGKQVAVLVPTTILAQQHYATFRDRFSGFPVEIRVLSRFRSRKEQKETIEGLKNGTVDIVIGTHRLLSKDVVFKDLGLLIVDEEQRFGVTHKEKLKLMRTNVDVLTLTATPIPRTLHMSMLGVRDLSVIETPPENRFPVQTFVVEYSPSLVREAIERELAREGQVYYVYNRVQGIHRIAEHLSSLVPDARIAVAHGQMPEQELERTILDFLEGEYDVLVSTSIIETGIDIPNVNTLIVHDADKLGLAQLYQLRGRIGRSSRIAYAYFTYQPDKVLSETAEKRLQAIREFTELGSGFKIAMRDLAIRGAGNLLGAEQHGFIAHVGFDLYTQMLAEEIRKRKAELTGEPPEPEPLPQAQIDLQVDAYLPSEYVADGAHKIEIYKKAAAARRVEDVDDLLEEMTDRFGDPPESALRLLAVARLRVLCTEIGVESVAQKGDAVTLTFHERASELVDPTALAKTVSAFGRTVELSPGPPPKLTFRKLPEASDKVLATIERFLLQYKKAAETKGEMVHHAAP; this is translated from the coding sequence ATGCAAGAATTGTTGCGGATGGTCGGCGAAGATCGCGACGTCCAGGCGATTTTGGCCGGACTCCGCTCGGGGATGAGGGAACAGCTGTTGTCCGGCCTGGCGGGTTCCGCGAAACAGGTCGTCATGGCGGCGCTCGCGCGTGAACTGGAGCGGCCGCTGGTCGTGCTGGCGCACAATCTGTTTGCTTGCCAGAAAATTGCGGAAGATTTGTCGGCGCTTCTGGCCCCCGATGAAGTCTTGCTGTATCCCGCGAACGAGTTGATCGCCGCCGAAGGCGCGGTCGCCAGCCCCGAAATGCTTGCTCAGCGAGTCGACGTGCTTACGCGGCTGGCCGGGGGGTTTCGCGGGGTCGTCGTCGTGCCGGCGGCGGGGATGCGCCGTTTTTTGCCGGACCCGAAAGCTTTCCGGGAAGCGACGATGTCCGTCCGCCGCGGCGATGCATTGCCGATGGAATCGTTTGTCCGGCGTCTGACCGAGCTCGGTTACGAACGCGTCGAACAGGTGGAGCGGAAGGGCGAGTTCGCCGTTCGCGGCGGCATCGTCGACGTTTTTCCGCTGACCGCCGACCTGCCGTGCCGGCTCGAATGGTTCGACGACGAGATCGATTCCGTACGGGTGTTCGATCCGGCCGGCCAACGTTCGTTGGAAGCGACCGATAGCGTACGAATCACCCCCTGTACCGAGATCGTAGTCACGGATCCGAGGCGCTGGCGGAGCGCGGCGGAACACGCCCAAGCCTTGCTCGACGAACAGCTCGCCAAAATGTCCGACCGTACCGCGCGGCAGCGGCTCGCCGCAGGCATCGGCGCGGACGTCGACAGGCTGCGTGCGGGCGAGCCTTTTGCCGAACTGTACCGATACGTACCGCTGCTTTATCCCGAGCGGAAAACGATGGCTGATTTTTTTCCCGAGGATGCTGTCTTGGTCGTCGACGATCCGATGCGGATCGCGGAGACGCTCCGGCAGCTCGACCGCGATGAGGCGGAGTGGCAGACCGCGCGATTGTCGGAAGGCAAGGCACTTCCATCCGTCGCCCTTTCGAAGCCGGCTGACGCGGTATTATACCGGCCGCGGTTTCAGACCGTCTATTTTTCACTTTTTTTGCGGCAAATTCCGCACGTCCATCCGCAAAACGTCGTCAACGTCGCGTGTCGGGCGATGCAGCATTTTCACGGGCAGATGAACGTCCTCAAGTCGGAGATGGAGCGCTGGCGCAAAAACGGCATGCGCGTCTTCGTGGTGGCCGACGGCGAGGAGCGCCTGCAGCGGGTACGCCGCGTTTTGGCGGATTACGGCATTGACGAACCGACGTGGGTCTCCGGCAATTTGCAAGCGGGGTTTGAATTGCCGTCGGTGCGTCTCGCCGTGGTGACGGAATCGGAGCTGTTTGCCCGTCGGCAACGCAAGCAGCCCCGCCGCGCTACCGCGAAAATCGACAATGCCGAGCGCATTCGCAGTTACACCGAATTGAAGCCCGGCGACTACGTCGTGCACGTCCACCACGGCATCGGCAAGTTTATCGGCATCGGTACGCTCTTGATCGGCGGCGTCCATCGCGATTATCTGCACATTTTGTATGCCAACGGCGACAAGTTGTCCGTTCCGGTCGACCAAGTCGGCATGATCCAGAAGTACGTCTCCGGCGACGACAAGGAGCCCAAGCTCAGCCGACTCGGCGGCGGCGACTGGGCGCGCGTCAAAAACAAAGTCCGTTCGTCGGTGCGCCAGATCGCGGACGATCTCGTCCGGTTGTATGCCGAACGGCAGGCAGTGCGCGGCTTTGCGTTCAGCAAGGACACTGAATTCCACAGAGAATTCGACAGCTTGTTCCCTTACGAGGAAACGCCTGACCAGTTGCGGGCGATCGAGGAAGTCAAGCGCGACATGGAGCAGCCCCGCCCGATGGACCGGCTGCTTTGCGGCGATGTCGGTTACGGCAAAACGGAGGTCGCGATCCGCGCCGCGTTCAAGGCGGTCTACGACGGCAAGCAGGTGGCGGTGCTCGTGCCGACGACGATTTTGGCCCAGCAGCATTACGCCACGTTCCGCGACCGGTTCTCCGGATTTCCCGTCGAAATCCGGGTGCTGAGCCGGTTTCGCTCGCGCAAGGAGCAGAAAGAGACGATCGAAGGTCTGAAAAACGGCACCGTCGACATCGTCATTGGAACGCACCGGCTGCTGTCGAAAGACGTGGTGTTCAAAGATCTTGGACTGCTTATCGTCGACGAGGAGCAGCGATTCGGCGTTACGCACAAGGAAAAGCTGAAGCTGATGCGGACGAACGTCGACGTGCTGACGTTGACGGCGACGCCGATTCCGCGCACGCTGCACATGTCGATGCTCGGCGTGCGGGATTTGTCGGTCATCGAGACGCCGCCGGAAAACCGCTTTCCCGTTCAAACGTTTGTCGTCGAATACAGTCCGTCGCTCGTCCGCGAGGCGATCGAAAGGGAACTCGCCCGCGAAGGCCAGGTTTATTACGTGTACAACCGCGTCCAAGGCATTCACCGGATCGCCGAACATCTGTCATCGCTTGTGCCCGACGCGCGCATCGCCGTGGCACACGGGCAGATGCCGGAACAGGAGCTGGAGCGGACGATCCTCGACTTTCTTGAGGGCGAATACGACGTGTTGGTCAGCACGAGCATCATCGAAACCGGTATCGACATCCCGAACGTCAACACGCTCATCGTTCACGACGCCGATAAACTCGGACTTGCGCAGCTGTACCAGCTGCGCGGCCGGATCGGGCGGTCGAGCCGGATCGCATACGCCTATTTTACGTATCAGCCGGACAAAGTGCTGAGCGAAACGGCGGAAAAACGGCTTCAAGCGATTCGCGAATTTACGGAGCTCGGTTCCGGGTTCAAGATCGCGATGCGCGATTTGGCGATCCGCGGCGCCGGCAACTTGCTCGGCGCAGAGCAGCACGGGTTTATCGCGCACGTCGGCTTCGACCTTTACACCCAGATGCTCGCCGAGGAGATCCGCAAGCGCAAGGCCGAGCTGACGGGCGAGCCGCCCGAGCCGGAACCGTTGCCGCAGGCGCAGATCGACCTGCAGGTCGACGCCTATTTGCCTTCCGAATATGTCGCCGACGGCGCGCACAAAATCGAGATTTACAAAAAAGCCGCAGCCGCCCGCCGCGTCGAGGACGTCGACGATCTTCTGGAAGAGATGACGGACCGGTTCGGCGATCCGCCTGAATCGGCGCTTCGCCTGCTCGCAGTGGCCAGGCTGCGCGTGCTGTGTACGGAGATCGGCGTCGAGTCCGTCGCCCAGAAAGGCGACGCGGTGACGCTGACGTTCCACGAGCGCGCCTCCGAGCTCGTAGATCCGACCGCGCTGGCCAAAACGGTTTCTGCTTTCGGGCGCACGGTCGAGCTGTCGCCGGGGCCGCCGCCGAAGTTGACGTTCCGCAAACTGCCGGAAGCGTCCGATAAGGTGCTGGCGACGATCGAGCGGTTTTTGTTACAATACAAAAAAGCGGCGGAGACGAAAGGGGAAATGGTGCACCATGCGGCGCCTTGA
- a CDS encoding aminoacyl-tRNA hydrolase: MRWFVGLGNPGKAYERTRHNIGFMAVDRLAARWGIELLPSKFRALAGEGLVCGQKVFLLKPTTFMNLSGESVRAFMDFYRVGVEGLVLLYDDMDTPFGKIRLRYKGSSGGHNGVESVIQHVGTQLFNRIRIGISRPEPGASTVDYVLSEFTKEERERLPDILERAADAAEASLTEPFEKVMARFNAG; the protein is encoded by the coding sequence TTGCGTTGGTTTGTCGGTTTAGGCAATCCCGGCAAGGCTTACGAGCGGACGCGTCACAACATCGGTTTTATGGCGGTCGACCGGCTGGCCGCTCGATGGGGGATCGAGCTTCTCCCCTCGAAATTCCGTGCCTTGGCGGGAGAAGGCCTGGTGTGCGGACAGAAAGTGTTTTTGCTGAAACCGACGACGTTCATGAATCTGTCGGGGGAAAGCGTGCGGGCGTTCATGGATTTTTACCGCGTCGGCGTCGAGGGGCTTGTGCTGCTGTACGACGACATGGATACGCCATTCGGCAAGATTCGGCTGCGATATAAAGGAAGTTCCGGCGGGCATAACGGCGTAGAGTCGGTCATCCAGCACGTTGGAACGCAGCTGTTCAACCGGATCCGGATCGGCATTTCGCGGCCGGAACCCGGCGCGAGCACCGTCGACTACGTGTTGTCGGAATTCACGAAAGAAGAGCGCGAGCGGCTTCCCGACATTCTCGAACGGGCCGCCGACGCCGCGGAAGCTTCGCTCACCGAGCCGTTCGAAAAAGTGATGGCCCGGTTCAACGCTGGTTAA
- a CDS encoding UDP-N-acetylglucosamine diphosphorylase/glucosamine-1-phosphate N-acetyltransferase has protein sequence MKCTAIVLAAGEGKRMRSRTPKVLHPVCGKPMIGHVVEAVRRTANRVIVVVGRGAEAVQAYLGDAVEYAVQPEPLGTGHAVMQARSLVESGEAEVVLVASGDSPLIRPETLEEMVRLHAEKRAAVTLLTAERDDPGGYGRVVRAADGSVARIVEDKDCSPEEAAVKEINAGVYCFDRRLLFSALARVTNRNAQGEYYLTDVVGILCAEGATAAAFKTSDPAEAFGVNDRLALAEAERLMRRRINRHHLQNGVTMIDPDRVYVDADVEIGPDTVLYPGVSLRGRTRIGAECVIGPDADITDSDIGDRVKIRYSVLAGARVGPDSDVGPFAYVRPGSVIGASVRVGDFVEIKNSTIGDGSKVPHLSYVGDARVGSGVNIGCGAITANYDGYRKHTTIIEDGAFIGSNVNLIAPVRIGRGAYVVAGSTITHDVGEDELAIARERQINKPGYASRLRERIRNRSADSRD, from the coding sequence ATGAAGTGTACGGCAATCGTGCTGGCGGCCGGCGAAGGAAAACGGATGCGATCGCGTACGCCGAAAGTGTTGCATCCGGTTTGCGGCAAGCCGATGATCGGCCACGTCGTGGAGGCGGTCCGCCGAACGGCGAATCGCGTGATCGTCGTCGTCGGGCGGGGGGCCGAGGCGGTGCAGGCCTATTTGGGCGACGCCGTCGAGTATGCGGTTCAGCCGGAGCCGCTCGGTACGGGTCATGCTGTCATGCAGGCCCGGTCGCTCGTCGAAAGCGGCGAAGCGGAGGTCGTGCTGGTGGCGAGCGGCGACTCGCCGCTGATCCGGCCGGAGACGCTCGAAGAAATGGTCCGGCTGCACGCGGAAAAGCGCGCTGCGGTTACGCTGCTTACGGCGGAACGCGATGATCCGGGCGGGTATGGACGGGTCGTCCGCGCCGCCGACGGATCGGTGGCGCGGATCGTGGAGGATAAGGACTGCAGTCCGGAAGAAGCCGCGGTGAAGGAGATCAACGCGGGTGTTTACTGTTTCGACCGCCGCCTGCTCTTTTCCGCGCTTGCGCGTGTAACCAACCGCAACGCGCAAGGGGAGTACTATTTGACGGACGTCGTCGGCATTCTGTGCGCCGAAGGGGCGACGGCTGCTGCGTTCAAAACGTCAGACCCAGCCGAGGCGTTCGGCGTCAACGACCGCCTGGCGCTGGCGGAGGCGGAGCGGCTGATGCGCCGGCGCATCAACCGCCATCATTTGCAGAACGGGGTGACGATGATCGATCCCGACCGCGTCTATGTCGATGCCGACGTCGAGATCGGGCCGGACACGGTGCTGTATCCCGGCGTCTCGCTGCGAGGGCGGACCCGAATCGGCGCGGAGTGCGTGATTGGCCCCGACGCCGATATAACCGATTCCGATATTGGCGACCGCGTCAAAATCCGATACTCTGTGCTGGCGGGTGCGCGCGTCGGACCGGACAGCGATGTCGGGCCGTTCGCGTATGTGCGGCCGGGTTCCGTCATCGGCGCGTCGGTGCGCGTCGGCGATTTCGTCGAGATTAAAAACTCTACGATCGGCGACGGCAGCAAGGTGCCGCATCTCAGCTACGTCGGCGACGCCCGCGTCGGCTCGGGCGTCAACATCGGCTGTGGTGCGATTACGGCGAATTACGACGGGTACCGGAAGCATACGACCATCATCGAGGACGGGGCGTTCATCGGCAGCAACGTCAACCTGATCGCGCCCGTCCGCATCGGCCGCGGCGCGTACGTCGTGGCCGGTTCGACGATCACTCACGACGTCGGCGAAGACGAGCTGGCGATCGCCAGGGAACGCCAGATCAACAAACCCGGCTATGCAAGCCGGCTGCGCGAACGGATCCGGAACCGTTCCGCCGATTCCCGCGACTGA
- a CDS encoding septation protein spoVG, whose amino-acid sequence MNITDVRLRRVHAEGRMKAIASITIDGEFVVHDIRVIDGNNGLFVAMPSKRTPDGEFRDIAHPISSVAREKIQSAVLAEYERVLRQGDREGAMLEAGV is encoded by the coding sequence ATGAACATTACCGATGTGCGTCTGCGCCGCGTTCACGCGGAAGGGCGGATGAAAGCGATTGCGTCGATCACGATCGACGGCGAATTCGTCGTCCACGACATCCGGGTGATCGACGGCAACAACGGACTATTCGTCGCGATGCCGAGTAAACGGACGCCGGACGGCGAATTCCGGGATATCGCCCATCCGATTTCCTCCGTCGCGCGGGAGAAAATTCAGTCGGCCGTACTGGCCGAGTATGAGCGCGTCCTGCGCCAGGGCGACCGGGAGGGCGCGATGCTGGAAGCGGGCGTGTGA